ATTCGATCGGGGCTGTATCGAGACGTGCAGTACCGGACCGGCCTGCTGGTGGGGCTGGTTGTGTTAGCGGGGTTGCTCATGATGGAACCGCTGTGGCTGCCCTGGGGCTGGTCCGCCTCGAACGCCGCCTGGCTCATGGCGGCCGTGATTCTCGGCTATGGAGGAGGAGCGTGGTTGGGAAAGTGGCCGCCCGTAATTCGGCTGATGACGTCGCGCGAGCGCATGGACCAAAAGGTGATGTGGCGGGCCGAACGAGCCTTCGCCCAACACGCCCTGGCGAAAACCCGCGAGAGCACCGGCGTCCTGATCATGTTGTCGATGTTGGAACGGTCCATCTATGTGTTGCCGGATCGGTCGCTCGCCGATCTGGTGCCGTCGGAACGATGGCGTGAAGTCGTCCAGGCGAGCATTCAGCACCTCCATGAAGGCCAGATCGTGGTGGGCCTGTGCGACGCGATCCAAGCCTGCGGGGCCCTCTTAGCGGAGGTGTGCCCCGGCAGGCCGGGTGACAATCCCAATGAATTGCCGGATCAATTGATCCAGGAGCCGTAGGCCGCGTCGTTCGCGCGCCAGAAAAATCGTCGGACGATAGACGGTCTCTCGGTGTTCCGCTAGAATCCGCACCATGTCGCATCCCACCGCTTCGGTCGTCTCTCCGTCGTCGAAACAAGACGAGCACCAGTCGGTCGTGAAAGCCGCCGGCGTGATCGGTGTCGGCACCTTTGCGAGCCGGATTCTGGGCTTCATCCGCGACATGGTGCTGGCCCGGTTGTTCGGCGCCACGCCGGCCGCGGACGCCTTTTTCGTGGCGTTTCGCGTGCCGAGTCTGCTCCGAGAACTGTTCGCCGAAGGGTCCATGTCCTCGGCCTTCATCCCGGTCTTCACGGAGTACCGGACCACCCGCGGCAAGCAGGAGGTGTGGGAACTGGCCAGCGCCGTCTTTACAACGCTCCTGACCGTGGTGACGCTGGTGACGATCCTGGGAATGTTGGCGGCTCCCTGGCTTGTGCAACTGCTCGCACCGGGCTTTGAGGAGCATCCAGGCAAACTCGCGCTCACGACGTTGCTGGCCCGCATCATGTTTCCCTACCTGCTGTTTATCAGCCTGGCCGCGCTCGCGATGGGTATTTTGAATTCGGTGCGGGCCTTCGCCGCGCCGGCGTTTTCGCCGCTGTTTTTGAATCTTGCCATCATTGGCTGCTCGTTGGGCTTGTCTCCGTTGTTGGAAGAGCCGATCATCGGCGCGGCGATCGGAGTCACGGTCGGGGGAGTGGCTCAATTTGCGATGCAATTGCCCAGCCTCAAGCGGCGGGAACTGTTGTTCGGCTTTCGGTTCAATCCGGGCCATCCCGGTCTGCGCCGGATCGGTCGATTGATGGTGCCGTCGCTCGTCGGCCTCTCGGTGACGCAAATCAATCTGACCGTGAGCACCGTGCTCGGCTCGTTCTTCAGCGGAGGGCCGACGTATTTGTTCTACGGCATGCGCTTGATTCAATTTCCGCTGGGTGTGTTCGGCGTGGCGCTGGGAATGGCCATCCTGCCGACCCTGTCCGCACAAGCGGCGAGAGGAGCGCTCGACGAACTGCGGACGACGCTGGGGTTCGGCCTGCGGATGATTCTGTTTATCATGGTGCCGGCGATGGTGGGCCTGATTCTGTTACGGGTGCCGATCGTGCATCTGTTTTTCGAGCACGGCTCGTTCACGGCCCATGATACGGCCGAGACGGCCTTGGCGGTGCTTTGCTACGCGGTCGGATTGTGGGCCTTCGGCGGGGTCCGCATTATCGTCGCGGCGTTTTATTCATTGCAAGACACCACGACGCCGGCCGTCTCCGCCGCGATTGCGGTGGCGGCCAACATCCTGTTTTCGCTGGTCCTGATGTCGTTTCTGGGGGCGGCGGGGCTCGCGCTGGCGACGGCCCTCGCCGCCATGGTG
This sequence is a window from Candidatus Nitrospira inopinata. Protein-coding genes within it:
- a CDS encoding TPM domain-containing protein, encoding METGKGLKLTPEEQELITSAVRRAEEKTNAEIVPMIVIRSGLYRDVQYRTGLLVGLVVLAGLLMMEPLWLPWGWSASNAAWLMAAVILGYGGGAWLGKWPPVIRLMTSRERMDQKVMWRAERAFAQHALAKTRESTGVLIMLSMLERSIYVLPDRSLADLVPSERWREVVQASIQHLHEGQIVVGLCDAIQACGALLAEVCPGRPGDNPNELPDQLIQEP
- the murJ gene encoding murein biosynthesis integral membrane protein MurJ, whose amino-acid sequence is MSHPTASVVSPSSKQDEHQSVVKAAGVIGVGTFASRILGFIRDMVLARLFGATPAADAFFVAFRVPSLLRELFAEGSMSSAFIPVFTEYRTTRGKQEVWELASAVFTTLLTVVTLVTILGMLAAPWLVQLLAPGFEEHPGKLALTTLLARIMFPYLLFISLAALAMGILNSVRAFAAPAFSPLFLNLAIIGCSLGLSPLLEEPIIGAAIGVTVGGVAQFAMQLPSLKRRELLFGFRFNPGHPGLRRIGRLMVPSLVGLSVTQINLTVSTVLGSFFSGGPTYLFYGMRLIQFPLGVFGVALGMAILPTLSAQAARGALDELRTTLGFGLRMILFIMVPAMVGLILLRVPIVHLFFEHGSFTAHDTAETALAVLCYAVGLWAFGGVRIIVAAFYSLQDTTTPAVSAAIAVAANILFSLVLMSFLGAAGLALATALAAMVNGGILVAVLNRRLGGVEWRAVGRSSLRVLAACVPMVLVCWWTAGAGVWREPADWVVKSALLFMTIVFSVGGYVTVHALLRSEELDVVRDMLRRKFGR